The window TATTTCtttacagcagacagacatattgacagaaagacatataaacatatacataaTGGAGAGAGAGGCTGTATTAAAATCCTGAGTGATCGAATCACAAGAACACAGTTCAAGTATGgcacaaaaaagtaataaaaaaaagtcacagtataatgTCGAAacaggtcatagtatagcatgtcaaaaaaagtcagtatattgTATGTcgtaaaatatatatagtataatatgttgaaaacgtcatgaaatagtcatagtatagtatgtcgaaaaaagtcatggtatagcacttcgaaaaaagtcatagtatagtatgtggaaaaaaagtgataaaaaagtcatagtatagtgtgtagaaaaaagtgataaaaaatatagtagagtatatcgaaaaaggtcatagtttagtatgtcgaaaaaaattatagtaaagtgtgtcgaaaaagtcatattatatttggttgaaaaagtcatgaaatagtcatagtatagcatgtcgaaaaaagtcataatatagtatgtcgaaaaaagtgataaaaaagtcttagtataatatgtcgaaaaaagtcacagtatagtaggttaaaataagtcatagtattgttgaaagtatattttgaaaaaaatcataaaaagtcacagtatagcctTGTATTTCCGTGACTGTCGGACATTGAAACGCCAGATTTAAAATGAATTCCCTCCATATAGTGCATAGCATTGGAAATGACATATTTAAAATGATGCACCACTTCCTGTGTCCACTATGTTCTAGAGTTTATATGTCATGTTTAAACCACAACATGGAAATTTCAGGTAAATGGAATGATTTTCATCAGGgcttacttcctgttgccagtaggTGGCGCTATGACTATAACTCATTATTGACTTGTACATGCTCTCAGGCCTGTTCTCTAATGAAGCATAACAGCTACTGCAGGGGCTAACGTTAATTAATGAATTTCATAGAACTGatgttggaaaaaataaaagattttcaCTGTGTCCACCTAATCTCACGTAAGGGACAGGATGACTTCCACGTTATTATTTCAGACATTCTTTAATGCAAGCTGCAGTTCAAACAGTGCTCTGGTACAAAACCTTACCGGAACTAATTAGGTGTCAGTACCTGAAcattgtacttaaatacagtacttaatttacttttacttaatataaatgtacttagtttccACCCCTGAGAACAGTGTTTTTGGACTTTTCTCTTACAGGTTTTTAGTGGTCAGTGGACTTGCTTTTCTTTTAACCTGTAACATGTTGTAAAAAACAACTTCCCTTTGTGATTAGACTGAAGCCTTACTGATATTGACACTGTGTGTCCTTTGTGATTCCTCCTGGCTCATCTCACTGTCTGCTGAGTCCTGTCCATGTACTGCCTCAACATCATCTGCATTCCAGATACATCCTTCTTTTCTCTACCTTGCTCTGGTCCCTTACACTTGAAATTTATCTTTGTAGTATAATTCacattctctcttttttgtgtgcatgtttaatGTAAAACTGTATGCAAATCAACAGGAGAAAAAGGCCGTAAAGACATCACATATTTTTGAAACAGATGGTGTCGGGTGTCTTAACACATCCCGTACTAGCTGTCAGTCCTTTCAGTGTTTATGACAGACACCTGACTGTGAGGCCTCATGGCACTGCTTCACAAATGAAGCTTAGTCTCAAACTCATTTGACCTTCTTGGAATAACACAGCTGTTAAAGACAATCAACATGATGAGCCTGTATTCTTGTCAACCAGCCTTCAGCAACTTAAAGCGTTCACCACCAGATTTACATGTTGTACCTAATGATCATCACGTCTGCCTGTTGTTTCTTTTTGAAAGGCatttaacagtaacagtaagATGCTACTGTTTGTCTGGAAAGCTTATGCTTGCGTGTGACACCGTGGCTCGGGCCTCCGTAGACGGCGCGCGTGGTACTAGCATGCACAGAGACGCTTATGCTCAATGCATTGTTCGTTGCAGTACTCTCCGAAACACCAGGGGgggtaaaaacaaaataatctgtgaataagcaagaatcagtagagaagaagagagtgGAAGTGAAGGAAGGTGGCTGCCTGGCTACATAAACGCTGATGTACCgccaaacattacatttatctactTTAATTATTAACATCACTGTTTATCTCCAAATCAAAATGACTGTCTGGCTGCAACACTGTTAGCAACACTCTTTCCATGAAGCCgttttttagctttgacaaaaCGATCTCTCGTGTTTTTCTACACTCTCCAGCAAAATGCTTCTTCTTTTCCCAGtttggtgtctctctctgaacACATATTTAAGGCCGTTCaactccctgtggtctgtacataaAGAATCCTACAGATGTTTGTAGAGGTGAGCCTGCTGTTTTccgttcagctttggagacaaagaggacataAGATATTACCTCTTcagaagagtccatcatgttattttttttattaaatcctcTGTGTCAGCGCTGCGTGGAGGAcgggtgggggtggtgcacgATCACTGGAGGCTTGTATCATTTGGATGCACCAACAGTGttgctgtcattacttagaattcctcatgggggagacagaaactacgcactatagctttaacattgcgagatagggcatggCTTTGGCGGAGgtccgagtgcccttctagttaacATGTAAAATTGACTATAGCAGCTTTAACTTGATTGATTTTTGAGAAGATGAAGCACTTCAGGGagcattttttccccctaaaTGAAAACTGCACAAACACAAGATGCACTGATCACAACCACGTTACTGTGTCAGCCAGAAGAGCAGACAGCACGTTGGCGGGTCCAACGTCTTGTTTAACCTGATGTTAATTCGGATTCTTGACCTTTTTTGATTTTGCGAAATCATCTTTACGAGAAAAGGctgaattttaatttaattactgCCCCCAAATGCCATTGTCTTTGCCTTGCAGTGGTACGATTCTACACTACTCTGTTTCAGATGTTTCTGAAAAGGAAAAGGTCCAGTAGAGACCAGCATGCATTCCTGATGCTTCTGCACAATGCTGCAGCTGTGTAGAGCTGTGTGTTATAGGGATCTAGTTCACAGCACGGGTGTGAACCAGCTCATAAATCCAGGGATTGAGGCTGCTTCGAGGGATTGGATTTTGGTGTAACATTCAATGTTAGTACTTAGCTCAGGGAGGAGTTGAACCTTGTGGCTTGGAGCTTGAATCTCGCCTTGTCCCTGTGATAGCGGGTGGACACAATATCATTAAACCTGCTCAGTCAGATATAACAGCCCTGCAATGAATCCTTTTTGAAACGTTAATGTTCAGTTCTGTTGACATTGTGTTAAATGACCTACATAGTAGAGATCAGAGTTTATCTTGGAATTCATTATATTCAAGTGTCCTTTTATCTTTTGTATCAAAACTCTGACACAAAACAGTCTCAACCAAAATTAAAAAAGCTAAGCtgaacccttgtgtggtgttcgggtctgtgggacccgttttcaatgttagcttaaagaaaaatgatgctatttattatttcttctaactcaaactcattggccttggctcattttctgtgaagaacataacaaataacttattttcaataaCTGCACACGgtacccccccacacacacacacaactattacatatgaggtgttcgggtctactggaccaGAGTGTAtttaattgtaggtgctatgaaactatgttgtctttcggcacctgctattcccacacaaagttgaTTGTTACATTTCcagttacatttcaagcacgttcacctgttctgattaagttctaagaaataagcaccaataatgatcaaaaatttctattttttttaacctattttataattgaatttccttgttttctcacaaaaatctgtgatctcacaggggtaaatggaaaatatgaaccataaatgatgtatatatcattcgtaattgagctaaagtaaacatcagtatttttacatacattgttatggctgtattgatttaaaagcctaacattggctgtgtaacaacaatatgaacaccACGCAAGGGTTAAAAAAGAAAGCATTTGTGAACTGCATTATTTTGTACAAGTGTTCTTTACATTGTGCCTCTCATCATATAGTGACACATCTCTGTGCTGCAGTGGCTctgttgtctttttattttggtcacATACAGCCTCTGATTCTACAGTTTTTCAATGTTATTCCTAGATTTTTAGTCTAGCTATTCAGATATCTGTACTATAGCCTGCTCACCACGTTATGGATGTAAAGAAAACAGTAATGCGTCTTTTCTTTTGAAGTACAATTAATGAAAGCAGATCGAGGTGTGCATTTCTCAGTCTAAAATGTCAACGCTTGTTTTACTGCAGTGTCTACAATTCAGCCATCAGGTGGCACTGTTCCTCCAGTCTACATCGGAAATAGTTAAAGTGGTAGGCCTGCACATCTACAATATCTGAACAAGTgagatattttcttttgctcagATTGATACACTGAACAAGAGTGTTTGCTTTCTTTCAGTCACTGTTTGTGGTTACTCAAATCATCTGAACATCATCCTTTACATTGGGAGTGTTCTGACAAACTGCCTCAGTGTCTGTTGAGATGGTGTTATAGTGCCTCTCCTTGGTCAATTAAAGTGAAAAACATTTTAGGTAATCCGAGGGTAAACAACTTTAATAAAATTGAATGCatgtaatgaaataaaatactcATAGATCCAGATGGatttcagtttacagttttAAGCATTGTGATCATATTTGTGAGTCCATGTATGGTCCAACTTGTTGCATGGAGAGTCCTTACAGCCACATGTAGCAGCTTTGAGGCTTCTATCCACCATGATCGCAAACCTGTAGCAACCAGTGAATTACCACAGAAATTCTGTATAATCTAAGTAATGCTAACGCTGTGGCTGTCATCTGTGTTAGTATGAATTTGTATTAGCATGGGTGtatgctaaaaacacaacatatgtACTAAAGTGAAATTATAAAGAGCCACAGAAAACCCTCTTCTACTAAAATGAGTCCATCCTGGACTTACCCACTCATATTTGTGCAGTCTGGCACTTTGCTAGATAATCCCAACTCTGCAGGTCCACAAATCATATCAAATCCTCTCTGagtatttgtcatatttgcagCTCTTCCGAGAGGCAGTCCCGCCCCCGAGGCTTTTACTCACTCTTCACCATCGGATTTCACAATGAATTGTCATGTTTCCTCCAGTGACCTCCAGTCTACTTTCATGACTTTACGGCCATTCACAGTGTCTGGCTTATCAAAGAGTCTGATGGCCCACTTACATCAGCCAGTTTGTGTCTGTTCCCCGCAGAGCACTCAGGGGAAGAACGTCCCTCTCACAAACCCCTGCTGGaccagtcatttaaaaaaagagctaCGTGTATGACCTTTTCAGATCATCATCTGGGAAGGTATTCCTGTGGAAGTCCGCTAAGGTTCCTGCTCTGCAGTGCCTCGTCAACAGTGTGAATGAAGGGGTCAATCATCTGTCTCATGTCAGGAGTGAATGGATCAAAAGAGGGCTGCTGCGCCCCCGAGCGCTTGAAATGGCCGTCCTGGTTGCTCTGGGCACAGAGCAGCCTCTCCTCAGTTATATTGACGTTTAGAAAGGCTGTGATGAGCCGCAGCTGAGGGAGAAGAGCTCTCTGCAGCTCCTCGTAATGCACCACCAGCAGGCGGCGTCCAAACTTTACCCAGCTCAGAGCGTGGGACGCCCACCAGGGGGCGTAACTGGAGACAAATTCTGGCCATTCTGCAGGTGAAAGAGAGCACAGTTGAGGATGTTTACTGTATGCCTCATTTCAGCTGCATGGTTCGGCTCAGCTTGACTTAACTCACTTTTAGTACCggttcttttctctttttggtTTTCTACTGCGTTTTCTACCTCAGTGTAGGCGGGATTCTCAGATGATCGGCATAGCGAcaccggcggaatttccggtggcactgGAGCAATTCAGGAAGTGGTGTCGTGCATATAGACTATCTTCACTTCACTTGCTGAATCCTTTCATCTGCAACCAAACAGTGAACGCCGTAGTGTACGCCATAATGTACGCCGTAATGTACGCCGTAGTGTACGCCGTAGTGTACGCCGTAGTGTACGCCGTAATGTACGCCGTAGTGTACGCTGTAGTGTGCGCCCGTAATGTACGCCGTAATGTACGCCGTAGTGTACGCCCGTAGTGTACGCCAGTGAATGTACGCCGTAATGTACGCCGTAGTGTGCCGTAGTGTACGCCATAATGTACGCCGTAATGTACGCCGTAGTGTACGCCGTAGTGTACGCCGTAGTGTACGCCGTAGTGTACGCCATAATGTACGCCGTAATGTACGCCGTAGTGTACGCCGTAGTGTACGCCGTAGTGTACGCCGTAATGTACGCCGTAGTGTACGCTGTAGTGTATGCCGTAGTTTTGCGggctgccattttttttaaatctcgaATATAAGAATTGCAGTTGCTTGTTGTCtggtttgtgcaggatgtcctGTGTCGCCCCAGTGAcggttctctctgaccaatcaggagtctgcagtgttttaactccaccttctagTATCCGCTCAGCTCACTTGGAACCTTGACCAAGGTGGTACCAGGTACTATCCACAACTTTAGCTAATGGAAAACAAAGAGCGAGTCGAGTTGAGTAGAGCCGTGCTGTATCATGCAgtggaaaagcgccattagaTGACAGCTAGTTTCCTCAAGCATTATGTGACTTGTGAATATACTTGTTCGATCTTATACTAACTGATGTTAAGGGTGACATTCTTCTGCTATGTGTGTGGCATGGATGGGGAATAGAATATTCATATTCAGAGTGTCCTTAGTTACGTCTCTGATTTCAAGAGGTTGATTTGGGGGCAAAATGAAAGaatgttattgttatttatacAACTTTGGAGCACAGAAAATGAATTAAGGTATTTTGATCTTTGATTCCAGTTAGATTTTACTtacatgattttctttttttatttgtatgagCATTGTTTGAGGGAGCCTGAGAACTAAGAAATGTCATTGCCAATGACTGGCTTCTctgtaattgttgtgcatatgacaataaagaAGTGGACTGTACTACCTTTGCTTTTCCACTGTGCATCTGTGGCGTGTCCTAAATGTCCAGCACACTTGCGGTTGAATTCAGCCACAAGGGAGCGGTAAGGGTTTCGAATCAGCAGGATGGCCGAATCAAACATCTCAATCTCTTTCTGACCGCTCTCGTGGGTCTTGACGCAGATGCTGCGGCCACTCTTCCAGTAGTCCTTCTCTCCTTTGAAACCTGGTaccaatgaataaatgaatggatAATGGTCAGCTGCGAGGCAATCTCTCACCGAGCACTCACTCAAACGCTTGTCTGAACAGTGGCGAGGTGCCCTCCCCACCTCTGTTGTACAGTGTGCCGTCGAAATAGAAGCTGCCAGTGTAGTAGCCAGTCACGAGCTCGATCAGGTGTCGTACCCAGGTGTTGCCTGCACCAGGAAAACTAGAAAGAGCCACCAGGGAGCTGGATCTCTGAGGCAGAAACATCCTCTCTTTGCACCTGGAGTCTGGAAGCAGATTTAGTGTCGGTTTTAGTTAGAGAAAAAGCAGAGCTGCACCAGATCTGAAAGTGTAGATGCAGAAAGCCCAAATGGATTAATTTTCTGAACAAAAAGAAACCCAAAACAGGTCACATGTGACACGAATTGTAACATGGTTGAGAGACTAGAGTTGAGATTTTGTGTCTGAAGTTTGAGATGTACACTACGTTCAAGAGCAATTGCAAAGGAAATGACACAATGTTCATGGACAGTGTCAGGAAATAGAGTAGGATATGTTTACCATTTTTTTAGACCATTTTACAGGCGGAAAGAGAGGCTAGAATATGAGTGTGATCTGTACAAATGAATGACATGGCAGGTAATTGTTACATTGCCCCATCTCCCAGAATTAATCTTTACATCATTGGAGTTTCAAATAGGGCTGCGAGTAATCGATTATTCAAATGTcgaaatagttggcgattaatgtAATAGCTGACACATCAATCGtatcatctttgcagctctagtttcaAACGAGACCTTGTCACATGCACATGATTGACACCAGAAATATCTCACCAAGCACAGGTGTGTGATACACCTGGTAATGGTCATGCTCAGTGGGTGCTGTGGGCGTGGCGTTGCTGGTGTTATTCAGCCCCACACACTGCTGGCTGTCAGACTGCTGGCTGAGACTGAAAATAGAGGACGTCCACGCACAGAAACAGTGGGGCTTCTTGAACacagccagcagcagctcctGCAAACCAAAAGCACAAAGGTTCTTCCTGTGACTcataataatttttttctcttcaaagATTTATATTCTACCCATGGGTGATGTgtccagggctgcaactaacaattattttcatggtcattagttgtttgttctataaaatgtcagaaaatgtggatcagtgcttctcaaagcccaagatgacgggAAATGTCTCgctttgtccacaactcaaatatattcagattactgtcacagagaagaAACCTGCAATCTGAAATTTGTTcacttttttacataaaaaaatgactcaaactgattaatcatttattaaaatagtttatatTAATACCGATTAATTTAttggttgacaactaattgattaatcaattcatctttgcagctctaaatgtGTCAGCTCAGTTCAGCAGGAAAGTCTGCATCACTCAATGAATGCTTCATTCATTTTAgttcattattttttctcacttttgcaGTTACAGAAGGTCAGAATGCTCAATGTCAAAGCACGAGGACAGACAGCATaatcacacacacgcgcacgcacgcacgcacgcacgcacgcacgcacgcacacacatacagtgtgaGAATGAATCACAATGCAGCCACCGCCTGATGATGTGCAATATAATTTTGGGAGGAGACACAGCTGCATCCAGTAAGATCTCAGTGCGGGATCCAGACTGCTTCTCATTAAAGGCACATTCAACCTTTAATATTCTGTAGGATCCCACGTCATGAGACAGCTCTCTGAGCTATGGAGTCTCCTCTCCTGGAAGCAGAGAACACTACAGAAAGCTACGTGCAATAAATTAATCATCAGGTCCGTAATTTCAGAGGATTCATTCAAACCTTATCTGTGCAGGTCTCTATGCAGGACTGCGTGGTTAGGTTGGGCTGAAAGGAATGGACAGGGAAGGTGCTGATGGTGCTTTTCGGCAACTTGAAGCAACCGCGGTAGTGAACATTTCTGACTGGAGAAAGACAAAAATACACTTGAAAAGGATAACAAGAATGGATTCGGTAGGATTCATCGGCATCGACCAGCATTAGGAAGCATTTTCATGTATTCACCGACAAGGGGGAAATAAGGGTTTTCTGTGTGGAAAAAAGGGTtagatttaaaatgaaataagttATTTAACATCAGGGTTAAATTTAAATGATCCATCCTATACTTAAATGAATTCTAGTGTATAATACATTCATGATTCAGCTGCAATTCTCCAGAGACACTGAACCCTCCGATCATGAATATTAATACTGTATATGGCATTAACtccttatataatatatatttgacCTTGCCAACATTAATAATGTGGGGAATATCTTTAAAGAACAGAAAGCATTTCGTGGAAGAGAAATGTTCATGGATGAGTATAGTTGAATTTTCAACATACATtagcttttattatgaagtgtTTTGGATTATAAGGGCCAATACACAACTCAAGCAGTCAAATATATATGAACTCCTCTTTTTATtctatctgctcttaaaaaagacacttcctgtgAGGATTTGttaggcttggacccaaaaacGACGAGGAGGTAGTAGAAGATAAAGAAgatttattaaagtgctcatattatgctcattttcaggttcataattatatttagaggttatatcagattaggtttacatggtttaattttcaaaaaacaccatatttttgttggaCCGcacgttgctgcagctcctcttttcaccctgtgtgttgagctctctgtagctaaaacagagttgttgggagtcgcacatgctcagtacctaggtacggactactagccagtcagaagcagagtatgaggacgtgccacgctagcagctagccaaggtaagcattataacatgtgttacaaagtgacacacattcatcatggaagtaaaggctggactacagtacaatagagctgtttggagcagtttgtgaacagtgttttctgttggagatggttaagtccctttggagtggactttgggctttttcacttcgcaaacctataacatgcaaaagaaaagatatataacacaataaaggaaagggaaaaagcccaaaagcataatatgagcactttaaagtaatGGCTAACAAGCAAAAGGTGTCCTGAGGCAGGCAAGCAGGCAAAAGGAAAGTCCAAAACAAAATCCAAAACCCACTTGAAAAACTGAAGACACGGAAGGCAAAACCACAAGGATGAAGAGACGCAGGGAAGAACACGGGGGGAAACGACGATGAACcgacaaaagacaaagaaagctAAATACATGAGATAACAAGGGTAGTAACGAGGCAtaggtgacatgagggctgatgaacaggtgagacacatcagggcggggcagataATCACAGAGGTGGGAAAACACAccaggcaggaagtaaaacaacacatgacacaggagaaacagcgagaatacaaaataaaacaggaactggggcaaaaaaacaacagaatgcAGCAACACAGGAAACAGTGAACAAATGACAGGGAAACAAGCAAACAAGGAATGAATAACACACAGGGAATGAGTAGACAACATAAAACAGGAAGCTAAAAGACATATCAGTGGGAACACTACAAGGACTGATAACACAAAGACAGGCTGACAAGGGTGAGACAAGCAGGTAAGGACTACAGAGACACATGAGGTAAACACAAGAACAAAGAACTCAAAAAACTGTCACAGggacaaatgaaaataaactcaaaatCCAAAGACCAACTGGCCTAGAGCAAGACAGTGACACTTCCTGAATGC is drawn from Sander vitreus isolate 19-12246 chromosome 13, sanVit1, whole genome shotgun sequence and contains these coding sequences:
- the wscd1b gene encoding sialate:O-sulfotransferase 1, whose product is MVAPHYRLHCLLKRAQMLLLCLGIAYLMAGSILLLQRSSIRVAQPNLASLPPLLSLAAPPTALRAAGLGVRARARWAAIQPVSAGGGKTGRHWPASQSLRVQHVHHRWFHSLLPESPEQRVSLHKNSRHKGTYMGCFLHNASERALGGTMLYDLRKMTSSLCQDTCSESGYQFAGLEYGAECHCGNRISSPQAPEEDCSLVCRGERGTPCGGVGRLSIYKVEEQLPGHRKFRNVHYRGCFKLPKSTISTFPVHSFQPNLTTQSCIETCTDKELLLAVFKKPHCFCAWTSSIFSLSQQSDSQQCVGLNNTSNATPTAPTEHDHYQVYHTPVLDSRCKERMFLPQRSSSLVALSSFPGAGNTWVRHLIELVTGYYTGSFYFDGTLYNRGFKGEKDYWKSGRSICVKTHESGQKEIEMFDSAILLIRNPYRSLVAEFNRKCAGHLGHATDAQWKSKEWPEFVSSYAPWWASHALSWVKFGRRLLVVHYEELQRALLPQLRLITAFLNVNITEERLLCAQSNQDGHFKRSGAQQPSFDPFTPDMRQMIDPFIHTVDEALQSRNLSGLPQEYLPR